Proteins from a single region of Mytilus trossulus isolate FHL-02 chromosome 2, PNRI_Mtr1.1.1.hap1, whole genome shotgun sequence:
- the LOC134705904 gene encoding KIN17-like protein, with amino-acid sequence MCFARIPSLKAKEQQTTIKKTKVKSKRRTERDRSRWIQHMERKQPMFELPFSNIRNAAFVNVLETNHSVKVELKRVKEKLKEKNINGEKFKDQHKMKDEEISNLKEQLHTMWERAQLYVKQNEEFREELDKFKSTPENLNIQDLYWQNDLLRSENLRIKTVNNNLMKQQHLENNEIVKNHPLYINLQLDNDQLQKTLDLFKESTMGRKEEREKYEIKIVQLEMQIRQFQNFQQQNQQQQQQQMWHEPPNVYNQRQSFNSNNNSRNNRGRFI; translated from the coding sequence ATGTGTTTTGCTCGTATACCGTCATTGAAAGCAAaagaacaacaaacaacaataaagaaaacaaaagtgaaaaGTAAAAGAAGAACAGAACGGGACAGATCAAGATGGATTCAACATATGGAAAGAAAACAACCAATGTTCGAATTACCATTTTCTAATATCAGAAATGCAGCCTTCGTAAATGTTTTAGAAACAAATCATTCAGTTAAAGTGGAATTAAAAAgagtaaaagaaaaattaaaggaGAAAAATATCAACGGTGAAAAATTTAAGGATCAACATAAAATGAAAGATGAGGAAATAAGCAACCTAAAAGAACAATTGCATACAATGTGGGAAAGAGCACAACTGTATGTTAAACAAAATGAGGAATTTCGCGAAGAATTGGATAAATTTAAATCAACACCAGAAAATCTAAATATACAGGATTTATATTGGCAAAATGATTTATTAAGGAGTGAAAACTTAAGGATAAAAACAGTGAATAATAATTTAATGAAACAACaacatttagaaaacaatgaaatagTTAAAAACCATCCATTATACATCAATCTTCAACTAGATAATGatcaattacaaaaaacattaGACTTATTTAAAGAATCAACAATGGGTAGAAAAgaagaaagagaaaaatatgaaataaagatagTACAGCTTGAAATGCAGATAAGACAATTTCAAAACTTTCAACAACAAAACCAACAACAACAGCAACAGCAGATGTGGCATGAACCACCAAATGTTTACAACCAAAGACAATCgtttaattcaaataacaaCAGTAGGAACAATAGAGGAcgatttatttaa
- the LOC134705903 gene encoding KIN17-like protein produces the protein MCFARIPSLKAKEQQTTIKKTKVKSKRRTERDRSRWIQHMERKQPMFELPFSNIRNAAFVNVLETNHSVKVELKRVKEKLKEKNINGEKFKDQHKMKDEEISNLKEQLHTMWERAQLYVKQNEEFREELDKFKSTPENLNIQDLYWQNDLLRSENLRIKTVNNNLMKQQHLENNEIVKNHPLYINLQLDNDQLQKTLDLFKESTMGRKEEREKYEIKIVQLEMQIRQFQNFQQQNHQQQQQQMWHEPPNVYNQRQSFNSNNNSRNNRGRFI, from the coding sequence ATGTGTTTTGCTCGTATACCGTCATTGAAAGCAAaagaacaacaaacaacaataaagaaaacaaaagtgaaaaGTAAAAGAAGAACAGAACGGGACAGATCAAGATGGATTCAACATATGGAAAGAAAACAACCAATGTTCGAATTACCATTTTCTAATATCAGAAATGCAGCCTTCGTAAATGTTTTAGAAACAAATCATTCAGTTAAAGTGGAATTAAAAAgagtaaaagaaaaattaaaggaGAAAAATATCAACGGTGAAAAATTTAAGGATCAACATAAAATGAAAGATGAGGAAATAAGCAACCTAAAAGAACAATTGCATACAATGTGGGAAAGAGCACAACTGTATGTTAAACAAAATGAGGAATTTCGCGAAGAATTGGATAAATTTAAATCAACACCAGAAAATCTAAATATACAGGATTTATATTGGCAAAATGATTTATTAAGGAGTGAAAACTTAAGGATAAAAACAGTGAATAATAATTTAATGAAACAACaacatttagaaaacaatgaaatagTTAAAAACCATCCATTATACATCAATCTTCAACTAGATAATGatcaattacaaaaaacattaGACTTATTTAAAGAATCAACAATGGGTAGAAAAgaagaaagagaaaaatatgaaataaagatagTACAGCTTGAAATGCAGATAAGACAATTTCAAAACTTTCAACAACAAAACCATCAACAACAGCAACAGCAGATGTGGCATGAACCACCAAATGTTTACAACCAAAGACAATCgtttaattcaaataacaaCAGTAGGAACAATAGAGGAcgatttatttaa